One region of Salvelinus sp. IW2-2015 linkage group LG1, ASM291031v2, whole genome shotgun sequence genomic DNA includes:
- the LOC139028150 gene encoding TOG array regulator of axonemal microtubules protein 1-like has product MGMAHLLSGKKDLTDRFLIAVSKLAVDPAQEVRHHGHNILRNVATNGDFAKMWDKFAPRKERESLREVISKINLKERNI; this is encoded by the exons ATGGGGATGGCTCATCTCCTGTCGGGGAAGAAAGACCTCACTGACCGTTTCTTGATTGCCGTCAGTAAACTGGCTGTGGACCCTGCACAGGAAGTCAG GCATCATGGTCACAATATCTTGAGAAACGTGGCCACAAATGGCGACTTTGCTAAAATGTGGGACAAATTCGCTCCGAGGAAAGAGCGAGAATCCTTGAGGGAGGTCATCTCAAAGATTAACCTCAAAGAAAG GAATATCTAA